The region GGCAGCCCTGCACCGGCTCGGCCTGCGTCGTGACCGCGCCCTGCACGCTGCCGTCGCGAATCCGCTGCGCCGTGTGGTCCTGATCGTCGATCACCAGATCGAGCAGCATTTCCCGCTCGACACAGAAACCCGCCACCGCGTCGATAAACCAGGTGCCCACGCTGTCGTCGTTGACGGCGACGCGCAGCGCCGGCCAAGGTTCGACCAGCGCGCCGGGCAGCACCGGCAGACGGCCGGTCAGCTCCGCTTCCAGCAACTGCACGCGTTCGGTATGGCGGCACAGCAGTGCGCCCGAGGTGGTCGCGACGCACGGCTGGCCGCGCTTGACGAGCACGCTGCCCACCCGTTCCTCCAGCAGCTTGACCCGCTGCGATACGGCTGACGGCGTCACATTGAGTTCACTGGCCGCACGGTCGAACGAGCCGTGACGGACCACTGCGGCCAGTGCATCGAGCAGTGCATAGTCGAGCATTAGCGCTCCTTAATCTGCATTAACTAAATTAGCTTCTCTTATGCGAAGCAAAACCGCAGACTAGCCTCGTTCGTCTCTTCCGTCTACTGGATCGATTATGAATTGGCTGTCTTTTTCCCACGGTGCGGCGCTGTGCGCGTCGCTGATCGTGACAATCGGCGCGCAGAACGCGTTCGTGCTGCGGCAAGGGATCATGCGCTCGCATGTCGGCAAGATCGTCGCGTTGTGCGCGATCTCGGACTTCATCCTGATCGGCGCGGGCGTCGGCGGCGCGTCGGTGCTGGTCGAGCGCTATCCGGTGTTCGTCCACGCGATGCTGTATGTGGGGCTCGCCTATCTGGCGTGGTTCGGCATCAATGCGCTGCGCCGCGCTGTGCGGCCGGGGCACGCTGTTCTGGACGCCAACGCGAATGGCGCCGCCACGCCTCCCGTGCAACGCGCCATGCCGATCATCCTGATGACGCTGGCCTTCACGTGGCTCAATCCGCACGTGTATCTCGACACGTTCCTGCTGATCGGCACCGCCGGCGCGCGTGAACCGGACGGCGCACGCGTGGCGTTCGCGCTCGGTGCGATGGCGGTAAGCGGAATCTGGTTTATCGGTTTGGGTTATGGCGCACGAGCGTTGGCGCCGCTGTTTCGCCGCGCGACCGCATGGCGCGTGCTGGATGGCGCGATCGGCAGCATGGTGTTGCTGCTGGCGGTGACGCAGCTTCGTTGAGCGTGGCGCCGCCGCGGCAGCGCTCGCTCTCACGACGCGCGCTAGCCGGCGCATGCCTCAAACAGCCGTTATTCGAGCACTGGCGCCCGCGCCGGACTCTGCGCCGCGGGCAAAGCCACATCATCAGCAGGCACGAGTTTCATCAGCCGCGCGAGCACCGGCCACTTCACCAGGGCGTGCTGATACGACTCCCGCGCCTGTTCGTCGAAATATCGGGCCGGATCGATTTCCGGCAAACGGCGCCCCAAACCGGTGATATCGTCCACCGGCCAGCCGCCCGCCGCCGCCCCACGGGCCTTGATAGGCGCTTTCATCGGCGCTTCCGTATCAGTCGCTGTCATTTGCCGCCCACCCATACGCCGTCAGGCGTCTTCACCACATAACCGGACGCCGTCTTCATCGTCACGGTCCCTTCGTTCTCGCCGACCATCTCCGTTTGCGGCAGGTTGGCCGCGTACTGCGACAAGGTTACGCCCGGTTTGAACGGACTGTTCGAGACGAGATTCGACAGCAATTGGGCGACGG is a window of Paraburkholderia sp. IMGN_8 DNA encoding:
- a CDS encoding LysR family transcriptional regulator ArgP encodes the protein MLDYALLDALAAVVRHGSFDRAASELNVTPSAVSQRVKLLEERVGSVLVKRGQPCVATTSGALLCRHTERVQLLEAELTGRLPVLPGALVEPWPALRVAVNDDSVGTWFIDAVAGFCVEREMLLDLVIDDQDHTAQRIRDGSVQGAVTTQAEPVQGCRSTRLGRMRYLAVCTPAFRARHFADGITRETLRRAPCVDFNPKDQLQKRFMRRITRAELDPPLHWIPHVAGFLRACVTGLGWGMCPERMIAPHLASGELVDMAPGKHLDIDLYWQSWRLSIGWLDDFGAVLRKRAAEFLD
- a CDS encoding LysE/ArgO family amino acid transporter; the encoded protein is MNWLSFSHGAALCASLIVTIGAQNAFVLRQGIMRSHVGKIVALCAISDFILIGAGVGGASVLVERYPVFVHAMLYVGLAYLAWFGINALRRAVRPGHAVLDANANGAATPPVQRAMPIILMTLAFTWLNPHVYLDTFLLIGTAGAREPDGARVAFALGAMAVSGIWFIGLGYGARALAPLFRRATAWRVLDGAIGSMVLLLAVTQLR